In Desulfuromonas acetoxidans DSM 684, one genomic interval encodes:
- a CDS encoding radical SAM/SPASM domain-containing protein, translating to MADQEEKFIPKWIAWETTRRCNLTCVHCRCSSDMEAASGDFTTEEAFKMIDDICEVSKPVMVLSGGEPLMRPDIFEIAEYGTSKGLRMCMATNGTLITDEVCAKMNKADIKMVSLSLDGSTAEIHDDFRQCPGAFEGVKRAAETLTRNGIKFLINSSFTKRNQHDIANTFKLAKSLGATAWYMFMIVPTGRGEEIMNELVSKEDYEEILSWHYEQEKNEDDILMRPTCAPHYYRIVPQMAKAEGVDFKRRSLTFSTGGGKGCIAAQTICLIDCFGNLKPCSYFHSSVGNVKQIPFKDLWFNSKVFNDLRDFSKYKGKCGECEFINVCGGCRARADAVYGDYMAEEPFCNYIPRKTRLRMEKEAAENRGE from the coding sequence ATGGCTGATCAAGAAGAAAAATTTATCCCCAAGTGGATTGCCTGGGAAACCACCCGTCGCTGCAACCTGACCTGTGTCCATTGCCGTTGCTCTTCCGATATGGAAGCCGCTTCCGGAGATTTTACCACCGAGGAAGCGTTTAAAATGATTGACGACATCTGTGAAGTGTCCAAACCGGTGATGGTGCTGTCTGGCGGCGAACCGCTGATGCGTCCCGATATTTTCGAGATTGCCGAGTACGGCACCTCAAAAGGGCTGCGCATGTGCATGGCCACCAACGGCACACTGATCACGGATGAGGTGTGCGCCAAGATGAACAAGGCTGACATCAAAATGGTGTCCCTGTCTCTCGACGGTTCCACTGCTGAAATTCATGACGATTTCCGCCAATGCCCCGGTGCTTTTGAAGGGGTGAAACGCGCGGCGGAAACCCTCACCCGCAACGGTATCAAGTTTCTTATCAACTCATCCTTCACCAAACGCAACCAGCACGATATCGCCAATACGTTCAAACTGGCTAAATCGTTGGGAGCCACGGCCTGGTACATGTTTATGATTGTGCCCACCGGTCGTGGTGAAGAGATCATGAACGAGCTGGTGTCCAAGGAAGATTACGAAGAGATTCTCTCCTGGCACTACGAGCAGGAGAAGAACGAAGACGACATTCTCATGCGCCCCACCTGTGCACCGCACTATTACCGCATTGTGCCGCAGATGGCCAAGGCCGAAGGGGTGGATTTCAAGCGACGTAGCCTGACCTTTTCCACTGGTGGTGGTAAAGGCTGTATTGCCGCTCAAACTATCTGCCTGATCGACTGCTTTGGCAATCTCAAGCCGTGCTCCTATTTCCACTCGTCGGTGGGCAACGTCAAGCAGATTCCGTTCAAGGATTTGTGGTTTAACTCCAAAGTGTTCAACGATCTGCGCGACTTTTCCAAATACAAAGGCAAATGTGGCGAATGCGAGTTCATCAACGTTTGCGGCGGCTGCCGCGCCCGTGCCGATGCGGTGTATGGCGATTACATGGCCGAAGAGCCGTTCTGTAATTACATCCCGCGCAAGACACGTTTGCGCATGGAAAAAGAGGCTGCGGAAAACCGCGGCGAATAA
- a CDS encoding M15 family metallopeptidase, with the protein MDVIKIKIPRVIVVLFLLLATFSPQADANEIEKRFISAGLVDISTIDSTIQIDLVNSDPAKNFFRENFYNGLSTTYLQREVAIKLAKAQKILKSKHPSYSLQILDAARPRSVSQAMYDKMKGTKFERFVANPAKGSMHNYGIAVDITIVDGTGEELDMGITPFRRSTVRLYWEYALKKLGKQLSPEQKSNRQLLSETMKQAGFLPLRFEWWHFNGMEKDLARKKYTIIE; encoded by the coding sequence GTGGACGTAATTAAGATAAAAATCCCCCGAGTCATTGTTGTTCTTTTTCTGTTACTCGCTACATTTTCTCCCCAGGCTGATGCCAATGAGATCGAAAAGCGATTCATATCGGCTGGGCTTGTTGACATTTCAACAATTGATTCCACGATACAAATTGACCTAGTCAACTCTGATCCTGCCAAAAACTTCTTTCGGGAAAACTTCTACAATGGTCTTAGTACCACCTACCTGCAACGCGAGGTGGCGATAAAATTGGCCAAAGCTCAGAAAATCTTAAAATCAAAACATCCCTCCTATTCCTTACAGATTCTGGACGCAGCACGACCTCGCAGCGTATCTCAAGCCATGTACGATAAAATGAAGGGCACCAAGTTCGAACGGTTTGTCGCCAATCCGGCAAAAGGATCTATGCATAATTACGGAATCGCCGTTGATATCACCATTGTCGATGGCACTGGTGAGGAGCTGGACATGGGCATCACACCGTTCAGAAGAAGCACTGTCCGACTTTACTGGGAATACGCCCTGAAAAAGCTCGGCAAACAGCTTTCACCAGAACAGAAAAGCAACCGACAACTTCTTTCCGAGACGATGAAACAGGCAGGATTTTTACCGCTGCGCTTTGAATGGTGGCATTTCAACGGAATGGAAAAAGACTTAGCTCGGAAGAAATACACCATCATTGAATGA
- a CDS encoding shikimate kinase — translation MKKSNITLIGMPGAGKSTIGIILAKNLGMGYIDTDILIQINQQKTLQEILDESDYLNLRRVEEQEILRLNITNQIIATGGSAVYSEKTMAHLKTISTIVFLDVSFDEICRRIHNFDTRGIACAENQTFEDLYQERLQLYRRYAEVTVDGNVMDQDEMAETIAELVSQSDLG, via the coding sequence ATGAAAAAGAGCAACATTACTCTGATCGGCATGCCCGGTGCCGGCAAAAGCACCATCGGCATCATCCTCGCCAAAAACCTCGGCATGGGTTACATCGACACCGATATCCTGATTCAGATCAACCAGCAGAAGACCCTACAGGAGATTCTCGATGAATCCGACTATCTCAACCTGCGTCGGGTTGAAGAACAGGAAATTCTCCGCTTGAATATTACCAATCAGATTATCGCCACCGGCGGCAGTGCCGTATACAGCGAAAAAACCATGGCTCACCTCAAAACTATCTCCACCATTGTGTTTCTCGATGTGTCGTTCGATGAAATCTGCCGCAGAATTCATAACTTCGATACTCGGGGCATTGCCTGCGCCGAAAACCAGACCTTCGAAGATCTCTATCAGGAACGTTTGCAGCTCTATCGTCGCTATGCGGAAGTCACCGTAGACGGCAATGTGATGGATCAGGACGAGATGGCCGAAACCATCGCGGAACTTGTCTCACAAAGCGATCTGGGTTAG
- a CDS encoding SH3 domain-containing protein, with the protein MKPLSLFLLVVAALLVTSSTFVWAKRGHSHHRPGYGEVVKVLPRGHHKIHHHRSTYFYRNGIFYSPYDSFYRVVYPPVGLVVSTLPYGYVDVRFGNRLYARYNDIYYEPLRRGYRVVEAPPTAPPPPQPDVTAVPASALGTVTVTVEVLNVRGGPSRLHPVNDHVAAGDRLYVLGQAPEWYYVRLPDGGFGWVWRQFVRGEVVAP; encoded by the coding sequence ATGAAACCACTTTCCCTATTCTTATTGGTCGTCGCTGCGTTGCTTGTTACAAGCAGCACGTTTGTCTGGGCAAAACGGGGCCACTCCCATCATCGTCCGGGCTACGGCGAGGTGGTGAAGGTGTTGCCACGCGGCCACCATAAAATCCACCATCATCGCAGCACCTATTTTTACCGTAACGGCATTTTCTATTCTCCCTATGACAGCTTTTACCGGGTGGTGTATCCGCCGGTTGGGCTGGTGGTTTCAACGCTGCCCTATGGCTATGTCGATGTCCGTTTCGGCAACCGGCTCTATGCTCGCTACAACGATATCTACTATGAGCCCCTACGGCGTGGCTACCGCGTGGTTGAAGCGCCGCCGACTGCGCCGCCTCCGCCGCAGCCGGATGTGACAGCGGTTCCAGCATCGGCCCTTGGAACCGTCACGGTTACTGTGGAAGTGCTCAATGTGCGTGGCGGACCGAGTCGGTTGCATCCGGTCAATGATCATGTGGCAGCCGGTGATCGATTATACGTGCTGGGGCAGGCACCGGAGTGGTATTATGTGCGTCTGCCTGATGGTGGATTTGGATGGGTGTGGCGGCAGTTTGTGCGGGGTGAGGTCGTGGCGCCTTGA
- the hemE gene encoding uroporphyrinogen decarboxylase has translation MATEYDFLKACWGQPVDRIPVWLMRQAGRYLPQYREVRSRGEGTFLDLCKDPERAAEVTIQPIDILDADAAILFSDILTPIEPMGMDLDFNPGPVFANPIRTQADVDKLIVPENMAEAVSYVPAIIKRLRTAFEGRVPLIGFGGAPFTLACYMVEGKGSKDFAALKQMMYGDPSLYHALMEKITEMDRRYLNMQIEAGAQAIQIFDTWGGLVAPHDFEKFVLPYTKKLIAGLNRKDIPVIYFVKNSGTMLELVKEAGSDVIGLDWHVNLGKARDILGEDVAVQGNLDPTVLFAPKPYIEKEVQRILDENAGRPGFIFNLGHGIMPTVPPENAIFMVDAVHRLSQK, from the coding sequence ATGGCGACTGAATACGACTTTCTCAAGGCCTGCTGGGGCCAGCCCGTCGACCGAATCCCCGTATGGCTGATGCGTCAGGCCGGCCGTTATCTGCCGCAGTACCGTGAAGTGCGCTCTCGTGGTGAAGGCACCTTTCTTGATCTGTGTAAAGATCCCGAGCGTGCTGCCGAGGTGACCATTCAGCCCATCGATATTCTCGATGCGGATGCGGCGATCCTGTTTTCTGATATCCTCACGCCGATTGAGCCGATGGGCATGGACCTCGACTTCAACCCCGGTCCGGTGTTTGCCAACCCGATCCGCACCCAGGCTGATGTGGACAAGCTTATTGTTCCCGAGAACATGGCTGAAGCCGTTTCTTATGTCCCGGCCATTATCAAGCGCTTGCGCACTGCCTTTGAAGGGCGTGTGCCGCTGATCGGTTTTGGTGGCGCGCCGTTCACCTTGGCCTGCTACATGGTTGAAGGCAAAGGCAGCAAAGATTTCGCCGCACTCAAGCAGATGATGTACGGCGATCCGAGCCTGTATCATGCCCTGATGGAAAAGATCACCGAGATGGACCGCCGCTATCTCAACATGCAGATCGAAGCCGGTGCTCAGGCGATTCAGATCTTTGATACCTGGGGTGGCCTGGTGGCACCGCATGACTTTGAGAAGTTCGTCCTGCCTTACACTAAAAAGCTGATTGCCGGGCTCAACCGCAAAGACATTCCGGTGATCTACTTCGTGAAAAACTCCGGCACCATGCTCGAATTGGTCAAAGAAGCCGGCAGTGACGTGATCGGCCTCGACTGGCATGTCAATCTCGGCAAAGCCCGTGACATTCTCGGCGAAGACGTTGCCGTGCAGGGGAACCTTGATCCGACCGTGCTTTTCGCACCCAAGCCGTACATTGAAAAAGAGGTGCAACGCATCCTTGATGAAAATGCTGGTCGTCCCGGTTTTATTTTCAACCTCGGTCATGGCATTATGCCGACGGTGCCACCGGAAAATGCCATTTTCATGGTTGATGCGGTACACCGCCTCAGCCAGAAGTAA
- a CDS encoding type IV pilus twitching motility protein PilT — MTPFDQFVEKVVVHNKLVNAELLQKAKAYLESHPELELADLLVRAKVLKPQQVTMIRDKFEASQPSAAPAEPAAPAPQPAPAAAPPPPPPVDQGALPAFEPEAAPAAAVAPSPAVSAAPNDVGSLTTLEDYLSFARRQGASDLHINAGSPPLLRKDGVLMTLEREPFTAQETEALLFSALDGDQRSLLYEQLALDTCCEFSGLGRYRTCFAKQSRGWDGAFRIVDQTIPTFEQLQLPMHLKQLTEYHQGLVLVAGPAGSGKTTTLAAMIQLINQHREDHIITMEDPIEYVHSAEMSHISQRQVGDHTMSFSAALRAALREDPDVIMIGELRDRETATLAISAAETGHLVFASLHTTGAAQTISRILDFFPADQQGQVRSMISESIRGIVCQRLMPRKEGEGRVLALEIMYNNTAIGNLIREDRMFQLPTMMQINRDKGMCQLEDSLQTLVQEEQIDGTEAWYAAANKSPFKQYQPEQVAGE; from the coding sequence ATGACGCCGTTTGATCAATTCGTTGAAAAAGTGGTGGTGCATAACAAGCTGGTGAATGCCGAGCTGCTGCAAAAAGCCAAAGCCTATCTGGAAAGCCACCCTGAACTGGAACTGGCCGATCTTCTGGTGCGGGCCAAGGTGCTCAAACCTCAGCAGGTCACGATGATTCGCGATAAGTTTGAGGCCAGCCAACCGTCGGCTGCGCCTGCCGAGCCTGCGGCACCGGCTCCTCAACCTGCTCCAGCCGCCGCTCCGCCTCCACCGCCACCTGTCGATCAAGGGGCGTTACCGGCTTTTGAACCTGAGGCAGCACCGGCAGCGGCGGTTGCGCCATCACCAGCGGTCTCTGCTGCGCCGAACGATGTTGGGTCATTGACGACTCTGGAGGATTATCTGTCCTTTGCCCGTCGCCAAGGGGCTTCGGATTTACACATCAATGCCGGTTCGCCGCCGCTGTTGCGTAAAGACGGTGTGCTGATGACACTGGAGCGGGAGCCGTTTACCGCGCAGGAAACGGAAGCGCTGTTGTTCAGTGCCTTGGATGGTGATCAGAGATCACTGCTCTATGAGCAACTGGCGTTGGATACCTGTTGCGAGTTTTCCGGCCTGGGTCGTTACCGCACCTGCTTTGCCAAGCAGAGCCGTGGCTGGGACGGGGCATTTCGTATTGTTGATCAGACCATCCCAACATTTGAGCAATTGCAGTTGCCCATGCATCTCAAGCAGTTAACCGAATACCATCAGGGCCTGGTGCTGGTGGCTGGTCCGGCGGGAAGTGGCAAAACTACCACTCTGGCGGCGATGATTCAGTTGATCAACCAGCATCGTGAAGACCATATCATCACCATGGAAGATCCGATTGAATATGTGCATAGCGCTGAGATGTCGCATATCAGCCAGCGGCAGGTAGGGGATCACACCATGAGTTTCTCCGCCGCGTTGCGCGCGGCACTGCGTGAAGACCCGGACGTGATCATGATCGGTGAGCTGCGTGATCGAGAGACCGCCACGCTGGCGATCTCGGCGGCAGAGACCGGTCATCTGGTGTTTGCTTCGCTTCATACCACGGGCGCAGCACAGACGATCAGCCGGATTCTCGATTTCTTCCCGGCGGATCAGCAGGGTCAGGTGCGCTCGATGATCAGCGAGTCGATTCGCGGTATTGTCTGTCAACGATTGATGCCGCGTAAAGAGGGTGAGGGGCGCGTACTGGCGCTGGAGATCATGTATAACAACACCGCCATCGGTAACCTGATTCGCGAAGATCGCATGTTCCAGTTGCCGACCATGATGCAGATCAATCGCGACAAAGGCATGTGTCAGTTGGAGGATTCGCTGCAAACGCTGGTGCAGGAGGAGCAGATCGACGGCACCGAGGCGTGGTATGCCGCCGCCAACAAATCACCGTTCAAGCAGTATCAACCTGAACAGGTGGCCGGGGAATGA
- a CDS encoding sulfurtransferase: protein MTQRLKSMLLLLMLVAMTAFMLSGCGESVTHKTTTTTDGGNTGGDDGGDTASTPYPNADLLFSADDLATLLTGEATAAATTGTLIVIDTRSADAYAAGHIPGAIHMAHSELADGSLNLKSVAELEALLSAKGLVTDAKIVLYDDTITSWGSAGRVFWALEYLGCTDVHLLNGGWDKWSADGRTTELAENTLEETTFTASVNTSVVIDKETIASRLGDNDFVLIDTRTDEEYNGWQLYGEAREGHITGAVHLPYEWSYADDLTLVPYTTMKAYFDARGITADKQVAAYCTAGIRSGFAYFLGRLMGFENVANYDASMWDWAAADSTTYPMEALPNYADLVYPGWVKGVIDYHAAGSTSAAPANYSYDRDHKYLIFETQWGSFSDMANGWADASYLDGHIPGAIHSNSDVYENGYPRWFMLPDDELKAAVGNMGITEDTTVIVYSNSPIFAARLWWILLYAGVDDVRLLNGGYDAWAAAGYDGETTINEPVATTYNGSTLPEVVATTDYVAGVYDNAHTLVADVRMYEEYAGEVSGYSYVVNKGRIPGATYAFHADNPDREYLDDDGTFRNYSEVATMWNGIGIENATDTTFSKEVIFYCGSGYRSSISYLYAHLMGISNVRNYSDGWEGWSTNYVEDASYVAEEDVPGSTDGWRQERSVRPVSFGVHPEWDFDAYPNVNHVVDARWVKEVLLENNNFDNPYVIAEVGWGPAGDAYNNGHVPGAIHVNTDEIEYDCFNARNDWPVDAGDPACWDRSTTEEQDAAKGLGPDDSLPRNWWNIYPDQYLLPGIAYMGIDKETTVVVYGSDQTAAARLVWTLLYAGVEDVRLMEGGYAAWEAAGYEGSTETAERTPVDEFDPEVPGRSVAINSDYKSEIPYVRDVVSGVEADGVIVDIRTWDEYIGDSENGAPYSYIPTIGRIPGALWGKAGDGPWTMEAYVNSDNTLVAPAQIETYWTSQGITSDKALSYYCGTGWRSSLAWFYGYMMGYERNYNFDSGWFEWSMGEGSDYAGADPVLNPIVIEGPE from the coding sequence ATGACGCAACGACTTAAATCGATGCTGCTGTTGCTGATGCTGGTGGCGATGACTGCCTTCATGCTCAGTGGCTGCGGTGAATCCGTGACCCATAAAACCACCACAACAACAGACGGTGGAAACACTGGCGGTGATGACGGTGGTGACACTGCCTCCACTCCGTATCCCAACGCCGATCTGCTGTTCTCCGCAGATGATCTGGCGACTCTGCTGACCGGTGAGGCCACTGCGGCGGCCACCACCGGTACCCTGATTGTGATCGACACCCGCTCTGCTGATGCTTACGCTGCCGGTCACATTCCAGGTGCCATTCACATGGCTCATAGCGAACTGGCCGATGGCAGCCTCAATCTCAAATCTGTTGCCGAGCTGGAAGCATTGTTGAGTGCCAAAGGTCTGGTGACTGACGCCAAAATTGTTCTCTACGACGATACCATCACCTCCTGGGGGTCTGCCGGGCGGGTGTTCTGGGCGTTGGAATACCTCGGTTGTACCGATGTCCACCTGCTCAACGGTGGCTGGGACAAATGGAGTGCCGACGGCCGTACCACCGAACTGGCTGAAAACACCCTTGAAGAAACCACCTTTACCGCTTCGGTCAACACCTCGGTGGTGATCGACAAAGAAACCATTGCCTCCCGCTTGGGCGACAATGATTTTGTACTGATCGATACCCGTACCGATGAAGAGTACAATGGCTGGCAACTCTACGGTGAAGCGCGCGAAGGGCACATCACCGGTGCGGTGCATCTGCCTTATGAGTGGTCTTATGCCGATGATCTTACCCTGGTGCCTTACACCACCATGAAGGCTTACTTTGATGCGCGGGGTATTACCGCCGACAAACAGGTGGCCGCGTATTGCACTGCCGGTATTCGCAGCGGTTTCGCGTATTTCCTCGGCCGGTTGATGGGCTTTGAAAATGTTGCCAACTATGATGCCTCCATGTGGGACTGGGCCGCTGCAGACTCTACCACCTATCCCATGGAAGCGTTGCCCAACTACGCCGATTTGGTCTATCCCGGCTGGGTCAAAGGGGTGATTGATTATCATGCCGCTGGCAGCACCAGCGCTGCTCCGGCAAACTACAGTTATGATCGCGATCACAAATACCTGATCTTTGAAACCCAGTGGGGCAGCTTTTCCGATATGGCCAATGGCTGGGCCGATGCCTCCTACCTCGACGGCCATATCCCCGGAGCGATCCACTCCAACTCCGATGTGTATGAAAACGGTTACCCGCGTTGGTTCATGCTGCCCGATGACGAGCTGAAAGCCGCTGTCGGCAACATGGGTATTACCGAAGACACGACCGTCATCGTCTACAGCAATAGCCCGATTTTTGCCGCCCGCCTGTGGTGGATTCTGCTCTATGCCGGGGTCGATGATGTGCGCCTGCTCAACGGCGGTTATGATGCTTGGGCTGCCGCCGGATATGACGGTGAGACCACCATCAACGAGCCGGTTGCCACCACCTACAACGGCAGCACGCTGCCCGAAGTCGTTGCCACCACGGACTACGTGGCTGGTGTCTATGACAATGCCCATACCCTGGTCGCCGACGTGCGGATGTATGAGGAGTATGCCGGTGAAGTAAGTGGCTACAGCTATGTGGTCAACAAAGGGCGCATCCCCGGTGCAACCTACGCGTTCCATGCCGATAACCCGGATCGTGAGTATCTCGACGATGACGGCACCTTCCGCAACTACAGCGAAGTGGCCACCATGTGGAACGGTATCGGTATTGAAAACGCCACCGACACCACCTTCAGCAAAGAGGTTATTTTCTACTGTGGCAGCGGCTACCGCTCGAGTATCAGCTACCTCTATGCTCACCTGATGGGGATCAGCAATGTACGCAACTACTCCGACGGCTGGGAAGGTTGGAGTACCAACTACGTCGAAGATGCCTCCTACGTCGCTGAAGAGGATGTTCCCGGCAGCACCGACGGCTGGCGTCAGGAACGTTCAGTGCGTCCGGTTTCCTTTGGCGTCCATCCCGAGTGGGACTTTGATGCCTATCCCAATGTCAACCACGTGGTGGACGCGCGCTGGGTTAAAGAAGTGCTGTTGGAAAACAACAACTTCGATAACCCCTATGTGATTGCCGAAGTTGGTTGGGGTCCGGCGGGTGATGCGTACAATAACGGCCATGTGCCCGGCGCCATCCACGTCAATACCGATGAGATCGAATACGACTGTTTTAATGCCCGTAACGACTGGCCGGTCGATGCCGGTGATCCGGCGTGCTGGGATCGCAGTACCACTGAAGAGCAAGATGCTGCCAAAGGTCTTGGCCCGGATGATTCACTGCCGCGCAACTGGTGGAACATCTACCCCGACCAATACTTGCTGCCCGGCATTGCCTACATGGGCATCGACAAAGAGACCACCGTGGTTGTTTATGGCAGTGATCAGACTGCAGCAGCCCGTCTGGTGTGGACACTTCTCTATGCCGGAGTTGAAGATGTGCGTCTCATGGAAGGGGGTTATGCTGCCTGGGAAGCTGCCGGTTACGAAGGTTCCACTGAAACCGCAGAGCGGACTCCTGTTGACGAGTTTGACCCCGAGGTTCCAGGGCGCAGTGTGGCCATCAACTCTGACTACAAGTCGGAGATTCCTTACGTGCGTGACGTGGTCAGCGGTGTTGAAGCCGATGGCGTCATCGTCGATATCCGCACCTGGGATGAATATATCGGTGACAGCGAAAATGGTGCACCGTATAGCTACATCCCGACCATTGGTCGCATCCCCGGTGCCCTGTGGGGCAAAGCCGGTGATGGCCCGTGGACCATGGAAGCTTATGTCAATAGCGATAACACCCTGGTTGCTCCTGCGCAGATCGAAACCTACTGGACCTCACAGGGCATCACCTCTGACAAAGCCCTCAGCTATTACTGCGGCACCGGCTGGCGTTCCAGTCTGGCCTGGTTCTACGGCTACATGATGGGCTACGAGCGCAACTACAACTTCGATAGTGGTTGGTTCGAATGGAGTATGGGTGAAGGTTCTGATTATGCCGGTGCCGATCCAGTGCTCAACCCGATTGTGATTGAGGGGCCAGAATAG
- the hemH gene encoding ferrochelatase: MSEPKKALVLLNMGGPDSVEAVEPFLYQLFSDRDLIQLPLGALLQKPFAKMISHFRAKTVRENYRRIGGKSPLLHWSRLQAEKTCDKLGEDWQAFVAMRYWGPRADEVVQRIVAQGIKEAVVVSLYPHYTGATTGSSIKDFKRAVSQHAPDLQCRYIEEWHDQDQYLDALAECVQDGLAQVPEAKRGKLTLLFSAHALPQKFIDRGDPYQQHVEETVAGVMERVGDYPCQIGYQSRSGPVKWMSPDTLDLIAAAGKERRSLLVIPVSFVSDHIETLEEVDVEFRDHAEEHGVSWFGRVPALNDRESFIEALAALVDKDEGVD; this comes from the coding sequence ATGTCTGAACCGAAAAAAGCGCTGGTGTTACTCAATATGGGCGGCCCCGATTCCGTGGAAGCCGTTGAACCGTTTCTCTACCAACTCTTCTCCGATCGCGACCTGATTCAACTGCCTCTTGGCGCGCTGTTGCAAAAGCCGTTCGCCAAAATGATCTCTCACTTCCGGGCCAAAACCGTGCGCGAAAATTACCGCCGTATCGGTGGTAAGTCACCATTGCTGCACTGGTCACGCCTGCAGGCGGAAAAAACCTGTGACAAACTGGGCGAAGACTGGCAGGCCTTTGTCGCCATGCGTTACTGGGGGCCGCGTGCCGATGAGGTGGTGCAGCGCATTGTTGCCCAGGGGATTAAAGAGGCCGTGGTCGTCAGCCTTTATCCACATTACACCGGCGCCACCACCGGCAGCAGTATCAAAGATTTCAAGCGTGCCGTCAGTCAGCATGCGCCGGATTTGCAATGCCGCTACATCGAAGAGTGGCACGATCAGGATCAATACCTTGATGCCCTGGCTGAATGTGTGCAGGATGGTTTAGCGCAGGTACCCGAGGCCAAACGTGGCAAATTGACCTTACTGTTTTCCGCCCACGCCCTGCCGCAGAAGTTCATTGATCGTGGCGACCCGTATCAGCAACATGTTGAAGAGACCGTGGCCGGGGTAATGGAGCGTGTCGGTGATTATCCGTGTCAGATCGGCTACCAGAGTCGCAGTGGTCCGGTCAAATGGATGTCACCCGATACGCTCGATCTGATTGCCGCTGCCGGTAAGGAGCGACGCAGTTTGTTGGTGATTCCGGTGTCGTTTGTTTCCGATCACATTGAAACCCTTGAAGAGGTGGATGTGGAGTTTCGTGACCATGCCGAGGAACATGGAGTGTCCTGGTTTGGGCGGGTTCCGGCGTTGAATGATCGGGAGTCGTTTATTGAGGCTTTGGCGGCGTTGGTTGATAAAGACGAGGGCGTTGATTAG
- a CDS encoding type IV pilus twitching motility protein PilT codes for MAQIDRLFDIMLDRGASDLHLLQGQPPKIREHGRMVAIDGEAPINEEQMIGYLKEICVPERWTEFLANKDLDFAYEKDEKARFRANYYGQLHGMGAVFRVIPTKILTMEELHLPEVLKSFAALRSGLVLVTGPTGSGKSTTLAAIIDYINDNYSRYILTIEEPIEFVHPNKRSVFCQREVGSDVHSFGDGLHTASRQDCDVILVGEMRDYETISLALSAASMGTLVFGTLHTNSAVKTIDRIIDVFPSDQQGMARTMLADSLRGICAQLLLKKEGGGRIAANEILIGTTGLAASIRENNIGNIRNIIQGGKSLGMQMMDDVLASYLKDELISPDEAYLKAQDKNRFKPKDEG; via the coding sequence GTGGCTCAGATTGACCGCTTGTTTGATATTATGTTGGACCGGGGAGCGTCTGACCTGCACCTGCTGCAGGGCCAACCGCCGAAGATCCGTGAGCATGGCCGGATGGTGGCCATTGACGGCGAAGCGCCCATCAATGAGGAGCAGATGATTGGCTACCTCAAGGAGATCTGTGTACCGGAGCGCTGGACCGAGTTTCTGGCCAATAAAGATCTCGACTTTGCCTACGAAAAAGATGAAAAAGCGCGTTTCCGCGCCAACTACTACGGCCAGTTGCATGGTATGGGCGCAGTGTTTCGCGTTATTCCCACCAAGATTCTCACCATGGAGGAGCTGCACCTGCCCGAGGTGTTGAAATCGTTTGCCGCATTGCGCTCCGGGCTGGTGCTGGTGACCGGGCCGACCGGCAGTGGTAAGTCCACCACACTGGCGGCGATCATCGATTACATCAACGACAATTATTCGCGTTATATTCTAACCATTGAGGAACCCATCGAGTTTGTTCACCCCAACAAGCGTAGCGTGTTCTGTCAGCGTGAGGTGGGCAGTGACGTGCATTCGTTTGGCGATGGTCTGCATACCGCCTCACGCCAGGATTGTGATGTCATCCTGGTCGGTGAGATGCGCGACTACGAAACCATTTCTCTGGCGTTGTCCGCCGCGTCGATGGGCACGCTGGTGTTCGGCACCCTGCACACCAACTCGGCGGTGAAGACCATCGACCGGATTATCGATGTATTTCCCTCAGATCAGCAGGGCATGGCGCGCACCATGCTGGCCGATTCGCTGCGCGGCATCTGCGCTCAGTTGTTGCTGAAAAAAGAGGGGGGCGGGCGGATTGCCGCCAATGAGATTCTCATCGGTACGACGGGGCTGGCGGCGAGTATTCGTGAAAATAACATTGGCAATATCCGTAACATCATCCAGGGTGGTAAGAGCTTGGGTATGCAGATGATGGATGATGTGCTGGCCAGTTACCTCAAAGATGAACTGATCAGCCCGGATGAGGCGTATCTCAAGGCGCAGGATAAAAATCGGTTTAAGCCGAAGGATGAAGGATAA